In a genomic window of Halalkalicoccus sp. CG83:
- a CDS encoding alkaline phosphatase PhoX, which yields MVEFTRRKLMATSVAAGLGASVPATAAAQEDDEEDEDTPHAPYVQGEIERFATTAFGAEVTGPFVTQGGTLIFSLQHPSRQNPAPFDRGGVGYVKGFEFDTGGDGGDEFDELGIPTTKDEQGRVRAAGGEYELLAQEDDNVGDGEDLGIPVTPGGLRIDEFAGSRYTNMGHDPDMNHLVETNDEGTEGVLFTNWEQSPGNVSRMPIRREDDGSWSADLENTSNLANTEELRELGGTRINCYGDLSPWNTPLSAEEEYAHTRVSLTSTVSDIVEEGTGVGRRGAASFWNRPNAGETQEAIDELYGDDSWTLQGNWALSGLELHAYYLGAEPVDQDGDENTLTPIDDVYPNPYRTGYIVDFREPESDEPTPIKYWVCGRAAWECPDVQSDERTVYLSSDGENKGFYKFVADEPIPSYEDPDDVEGTLHAATVTNQDAAARKPPAEVDLELEWIELGHASNHEVESWIAEYDDVTQVDYLEHAETDWEEDLETALEEADREVAENGNRDYVTDEEIVEWADQWEEHGPDGVDEHLRRVPFIETRAAAKETGATVEFRKSEGIDSATDAGPGDYVYVGISEVNDGMSDDEGEIQVDRVDGGLVYRAEIEEDCDISTLEPVIVGPDGSDPAEVADEALLNVDNVYVMDDGRVLCCEDAAQYGRSYPNDCMYVYTPDEDDSVPGDDERSENGDARAGEPVEEDERETDAEEDEKDAEEDEPGTEDDADAEYDGE from the coding sequence ATGGTCGAGTTCACCCGACGAAAGCTGATGGCGACGTCCGTGGCGGCGGGGCTCGGTGCGAGTGTTCCAGCCACGGCGGCCGCCCAGGAGGACGACGAGGAGGACGAGGACACGCCACACGCCCCCTACGTCCAGGGGGAGATCGAGCGGTTCGCGACGACCGCGTTCGGCGCGGAGGTCACCGGGCCGTTCGTCACGCAGGGCGGGACGCTGATCTTCAGCCTCCAGCACCCGAGTCGACAGAACCCTGCCCCCTTCGACAGGGGCGGGGTGGGGTACGTGAAGGGCTTCGAGTTCGATACGGGCGGCGACGGCGGCGACGAGTTCGACGAACTCGGTATTCCGACGACGAAGGACGAGCAGGGCCGGGTCCGGGCCGCGGGCGGCGAGTACGAACTGCTCGCCCAGGAGGACGACAACGTCGGGGACGGCGAGGACCTCGGCATTCCCGTCACGCCCGGCGGGCTGCGGATCGACGAGTTCGCCGGCTCGCGGTATACGAACATGGGCCACGACCCCGACATGAACCACCTCGTCGAAACGAACGACGAGGGCACCGAGGGGGTCCTGTTCACCAACTGGGAGCAGAGCCCCGGCAACGTCAGCCGGATGCCGATCCGTCGCGAGGACGACGGAAGCTGGAGCGCCGACCTGGAGAACACGAGCAACCTCGCGAACACCGAGGAGCTCCGCGAGCTCGGGGGCACCCGGATCAACTGCTACGGCGACCTCAGCCCGTGGAACACGCCGTTGTCGGCCGAGGAGGAGTACGCCCATACGCGCGTTTCGCTGACCTCGACGGTGAGCGACATCGTCGAGGAGGGCACCGGCGTCGGCCGCCGTGGTGCGGCCTCGTTCTGGAACCGGCCCAACGCGGGCGAGACCCAGGAGGCGATCGACGAGCTCTACGGCGACGACTCCTGGACGCTCCAAGGCAACTGGGCGCTCAGCGGGCTCGAGCTCCACGCGTACTACCTCGGCGCCGAACCGGTCGATCAGGACGGCGACGAGAACACCCTTACGCCGATCGACGACGTCTATCCCAACCCCTACCGGACCGGCTACATCGTCGATTTCCGTGAGCCCGAATCCGACGAGCCCACCCCGATCAAGTACTGGGTGTGCGGCCGGGCCGCCTGGGAGTGTCCGGACGTCCAGAGCGACGAACGGACGGTCTATCTCAGCTCCGACGGCGAGAACAAGGGCTTCTACAAGTTCGTCGCCGACGAACCGATCCCGAGCTACGAGGACCCCGACGACGTCGAGGGTACCCTCCACGCGGCGACGGTCACCAATCAGGACGCCGCCGCACGGAAGCCGCCGGCGGAGGTCGACCTCGAACTCGAGTGGATCGAACTGGGCCACGCCTCCAACCACGAGGTGGAGTCCTGGATCGCCGAGTACGACGACGTCACGCAGGTCGACTACCTCGAACACGCCGAGACTGACTGGGAGGAGGACCTCGAGACGGCGCTCGAGGAGGCCGATCGCGAGGTCGCCGAGAACGGCAACCGGGACTACGTCACCGACGAGGAGATCGTCGAGTGGGCCGACCAGTGGGAGGAACACGGACCCGACGGCGTCGACGAGCACCTCCGTCGAGTGCCGTTCATCGAGACCCGTGCCGCCGCGAAGGAGACCGGCGCGACCGTCGAGTTCCGGAAGAGCGAGGGTATCGACAGCGCCACCGACGCGGGGCCCGGCGACTACGTCTACGTCGGCATCTCCGAGGTCAACGACGGCATGAGCGACGACGAGGGCGAGATCCAGGTCGACCGCGTCGACGGCGGGCTGGTCTACCGGGCGGAGATCGAGGAGGACTGCGACATCTCGACGCTCGAGCCGGTCATCGTCGGCCCCGACGGCTCGGACCCCGCGGAGGTCGCGGACGAGGCGCTGCTCAACGTCGACAACGTCTACGTGATGGACGACGGTCGGGTGCTCTGTTGTGAGGACGCCGCCCAGTACGGTCGTTCGTACCCCAACGACTGCATGTACGTCTACACGCCCGACGAGGACGACTCGGTTCCGGGCGACGACGAACGGAGCGAGAACGGAGATGCGAGAGCGGGAGAACCCGTCGAGGAGGACGAGCGGGAGACGGACGCCGAGGAGGACGAGAAGGACGCCGAGGAGGACGAACCGGGAACCGAAGACGACGCCGACGCCGAGTACGACGGAGAGTAG